A genomic stretch from Bacterioplanes sanyensis includes:
- a CDS encoding HAD family hydrolase — protein MYKAIIFDFGNTLAASASLATALTDVLQHPQAMSIGQQIEQEILALYRPDQQQQPDWCALWQRCFEQAGVDFNESLGREHLRAFCQASPTFDGVESLLQTLKQRGIKLGLLSNATGPADVFQQDFEHRGLAPYFDAITWSCAIGYRKPYGLAFEAALQQLGSSAAETLMVGDSEIADVGGAHAIGMDCARVYLGDGNDPSNARYKVHVDTLEQDILAIFAEQA, from the coding sequence GTGTATAAGGCAATTATTTTTGATTTTGGTAACACTCTGGCAGCCTCCGCTTCTTTAGCCACGGCCTTAACCGACGTGTTGCAACACCCACAAGCGATGTCGATTGGCCAACAGATCGAGCAGGAGATTTTGGCGCTGTATCGGCCGGATCAGCAACAACAACCAGACTGGTGTGCGCTTTGGCAACGCTGCTTTGAGCAGGCTGGTGTTGATTTCAATGAATCCTTGGGCCGTGAACACTTGCGCGCTTTCTGCCAAGCCAGCCCCACTTTTGACGGCGTGGAATCACTACTGCAAACACTAAAACAACGAGGCATTAAACTGGGTTTATTGTCCAACGCCACTGGGCCTGCCGATGTGTTTCAGCAGGACTTCGAGCACAGAGGCCTAGCGCCGTATTTCGATGCCATTACTTGGTCATGCGCAATTGGTTATCGCAAACCGTATGGCCTGGCTTTTGAAGCCGCGCTACAACAGCTCGGCAGCTCCGCTGCGGAGACGCTAATGGTCGGCGACTCTGAAATTGCCGATGTTGGTGGTGCTCATGCCATTGGCATGGACTGCGCACGTGTCTATCTTGGCGATGGTAACGACCCCAGCAACGCCCGATATAAAGTTCATGTGGATACACTAGAACAAGATATTCTGGCCATCTTTGCAGAGCAAGCGTAA
- a CDS encoding LysR family transcriptional regulator, with the protein MHKSVNWDGVGFDWNQVRAFVVAAEEGSLSAAARALQQTQPTLSRQVTALEQALGVTLFERGHRQLQLTSAGVELLQHARSMAEQANRMALAASGQSQAIEGRVCITATELLATYHLPKILSRLREQAPGIQVDVVASDQLRDLLRREADIAIRHAEPQQPEVIARRLGNLKGRIYADYSVIAAQGMPQSFDDLAGQLFIGVDDSAAMLEYLAQQGLSLKAEQFRIQTGSGNCMLQLIREGLGFGFLPHDIGELFDDLVAVLPQQFNPDIPIWLATHRELRTSQRIRLVYDLLASELTQLVA; encoded by the coding sequence ATGCATAAATCAGTGAACTGGGATGGCGTTGGCTTTGATTGGAACCAGGTACGTGCCTTTGTTGTGGCGGCCGAAGAAGGCTCGTTATCGGCTGCGGCACGGGCACTGCAGCAAACCCAGCCGACCTTAAGCCGCCAGGTTACGGCGCTGGAGCAGGCACTGGGCGTGACCTTGTTTGAACGCGGCCATCGCCAGTTACAGCTCACCAGCGCTGGCGTTGAGTTGCTGCAGCATGCCCGCTCCATGGCCGAGCAGGCCAATCGCATGGCACTGGCAGCCTCTGGGCAATCCCAGGCGATAGAGGGGCGAGTCTGCATTACCGCCACCGAGCTGTTGGCCACTTACCACCTGCCGAAAATATTGTCTCGTCTGCGTGAACAAGCACCTGGCATTCAAGTGGACGTAGTGGCGTCCGATCAACTCAGAGATTTATTGCGCCGTGAGGCCGATATTGCCATTCGCCATGCTGAACCACAGCAACCTGAAGTCATTGCCAGACGATTGGGCAATCTAAAGGGGCGTATTTACGCCGACTACAGTGTCATTGCAGCGCAAGGTATGCCGCAGAGTTTTGACGACTTGGCTGGCCAGTTATTTATTGGCGTCGATGACAGTGCGGCCATGTTGGAATACTTAGCGCAGCAGGGTTTGTCGTTAAAGGCCGAGCAGTTTCGTATACAAACCGGCAGCGGAAATTGCATGTTACAGCTCATTCGTGAAGGCTTAGGATTTGGTTTTTTGCCACATGATATTGGCGAATTATTTGACGACTTAGTGGCAGTGTTGCCGCAGCAATTTAATCCAGACATTCCTATTTGGTTGGCTACCCACCGTGAGCTGCGCACCAGTCAGCGTATTCGTCTGGTCTACGATCTGCTGGCGAGCGAATTGACTCAACTAGTTGCCTGA
- a CDS encoding class I SAM-dependent methyltransferase: MAITSTDFWDKTAQRYSQQAIADPDTYARKLAATQALMQPDMQVLELGCGTGSTALEHAAHVAHITASDISPAMIAIARDKAKQQGVNNIDFQAASIDSFDAPENSFDMILALNLLHLVPDRAAALQNIQRLLKPGGLFISSTACLADRMWYLRPVIKIMQWLNKAPAVSFSKQKDFLAEVSDAGFDIQQQWSHGQANCVFLVARKLDS; encoded by the coding sequence ATGGCCATCACATCGACCGACTTTTGGGATAAAACCGCCCAACGCTACAGCCAGCAAGCCATTGCCGACCCAGATACCTACGCCCGCAAACTGGCCGCCACCCAGGCGCTGATGCAGCCCGATATGCAGGTATTGGAGTTGGGCTGTGGCACCGGCTCAACGGCGCTGGAGCACGCCGCCCACGTGGCTCATATTACCGCCAGCGATATATCACCGGCGATGATCGCCATCGCCCGCGATAAAGCCAAACAGCAAGGCGTTAATAATATTGATTTCCAAGCGGCCAGTATCGACAGCTTTGATGCCCCTGAGAACAGCTTCGATATGATTTTGGCACTGAATTTATTGCACCTGGTACCGGATCGCGCTGCAGCGTTGCAAAATATTCAGCGCTTGCTAAAACCCGGTGGTTTATTTATTTCCAGCACGGCGTGTCTGGCTGACCGCATGTGGTATTTGCGCCCGGTGATTAAAATCATGCAGTGGCTGAATAAAGCCCCGGCAGTAAGCTTTAGCAAGCAGAAAGACTTTTTGGCGGAAGTCAGCGACGCCGGTTTTGATATTCAACAGCAGTGGAGCCACGGTCAGGCCAACTGTGTGTTTTTGGTGGCGCGAAAACTCGATAGTTGA
- the hutG gene encoding formimidoylglutamase gives MSQEFDQCWQGRIDAEDGDQGLRCHQVVRPFDASSQPGVTLVGLASDLGVQYNQGRPGAKQGPMAIRKAMASMAWHSDKPLHDTGDIVVAAESNVDALAQGQQQYAQQVAQALTQQQFVIGLGGGHEIGWASYQGCRQYLDDQHQTSAKVGILNFDAHFDLRKPAPGAHWAGSSGTPFYQVSQDCAQRGLAFKYACLGISEAANTQALFNFAQQKNVSYVLDVDCSPEANQALINDFIADIDYLYVTICLDVLPAATAPGVSAPSALGLPLIQMLAALKGIQQQCQQHNVRWLMADIAELNPDFDIDQRTAKVAARLVYELMKLQN, from the coding sequence ATGAGTCAGGAATTTGATCAGTGCTGGCAGGGGCGCATCGACGCCGAAGATGGCGATCAGGGGTTGCGCTGTCATCAAGTGGTACGCCCCTTCGATGCCAGCAGTCAGCCAGGTGTGACCCTCGTTGGCTTAGCCTCGGATCTAGGCGTGCAATATAACCAGGGCCGACCTGGAGCAAAACAAGGCCCAATGGCGATTCGCAAAGCCATGGCGAGCATGGCCTGGCACAGCGATAAACCCTTGCACGATACTGGCGATATTGTGGTGGCGGCAGAATCAAACGTGGATGCCTTGGCTCAGGGCCAGCAGCAATACGCGCAGCAAGTGGCTCAAGCGCTGACTCAGCAGCAGTTTGTTATTGGCTTAGGCGGTGGTCACGAAATTGGCTGGGCCAGTTACCAGGGCTGTCGGCAATATCTGGATGACCAACACCAGACGTCGGCCAAGGTCGGTATTTTAAACTTTGACGCCCATTTTGATTTACGCAAACCGGCACCCGGTGCCCATTGGGCCGGGAGTTCTGGCACGCCGTTTTATCAGGTCAGCCAAGATTGTGCTCAGCGTGGCCTGGCATTTAAATACGCTTGTTTAGGCATCAGTGAAGCGGCCAACACCCAAGCGCTGTTTAACTTTGCGCAGCAAAAAAACGTATCTTATGTGTTAGATGTGGATTGCAGCCCGGAAGCAAACCAGGCATTAATCAATGATTTTATTGCTGATATAGACTACCTCTACGTCACCATTTGCCTGGATGTATTGCCGGCCGCCACAGCCCCGGGGGTGAGCGCACCATCGGCTCTGGGCCTGCCTTTGATACAGATGCTGGCAGCATTAAAAGGTATTCAACAGCAATGTCAGCAGCATAACGTACGCTGGCTGATGGCCGATATCGCCGAGCTAAATCCAGATTTTGATATTGACCAACGCACCGCAAAGGTCGCGGCGCGGTTGGTGTATGAGTTGATGAAACTGCAAAATTAA
- the hutI gene encoding imidazolonepropionase: MKIDYLIDNVNLVTFAQADKQGSLLGVGEDDYGSCTQAVVAIADDKIVFAGQLPGSTEDWLSSQGYDVKQRLDAGGQWLTPGLVDCHTHLVFGGNRAQEFEWRLRGESYEDIARKGGGIVSSVSHTRELSEEALLKQSEPRLLRLLEEGVTTVEIKSGYGLDTETELKMLRVARELGRRHAVTVKTTFLGAHAVPPEFKQRSHGQQCYIDYVCQDMLPEVARQELADAVDVFCEGIGFTPQQCEQVFQTAAKLGLPIKGHVEQLSDLKGAVLAAQYHALSVDHIEYLAEADVEKLQGTVAVLLPAAFYCLNEKQRPPIAALRQHNIPMAVATDLNPGTAPLASLLTAMNQVCILFGLTPAEALKGATLNGAKALGLKDVGGIQAGMAADLALWDIQHPAELAYGVNFYRPTQVWHQGRLRNSNMQEAI; this comes from the coding sequence ATGAAAATCGATTATTTGATTGATAACGTTAATCTAGTGACCTTCGCACAAGCGGATAAGCAAGGTAGCTTGCTGGGTGTTGGCGAGGACGATTACGGCAGCTGTACCCAGGCAGTGGTGGCCATTGCTGACGATAAAATAGTGTTTGCCGGTCAGCTGCCGGGCAGCACCGAAGACTGGCTTAGTAGCCAGGGCTATGACGTCAAACAGCGGCTCGATGCCGGCGGCCAATGGCTGACGCCAGGTCTGGTCGATTGCCATACCCACCTGGTGTTTGGCGGTAATCGAGCGCAGGAATTTGAGTGGCGTTTGCGCGGTGAAAGCTATGAAGACATAGCTCGCAAAGGCGGTGGCATTGTTTCCAGTGTCAGCCATACCCGAGAGCTGAGCGAAGAGGCGCTGCTAAAACAGTCTGAGCCGCGTTTACTGCGTTTGTTAGAAGAAGGCGTCACTACGGTAGAAATTAAATCCGGTTATGGCCTGGATACCGAAACCGAATTAAAAATGCTACGGGTGGCGCGTGAATTGGGTCGACGCCATGCCGTGACTGTAAAAACCACCTTTTTAGGTGCCCATGCCGTGCCACCTGAGTTTAAACAGCGCAGCCATGGCCAGCAGTGTTATATCGATTATGTCTGCCAGGATATGCTGCCAGAAGTAGCGCGGCAGGAGCTGGCCGATGCCGTTGATGTGTTTTGCGAAGGCATTGGTTTTACCCCACAGCAATGTGAGCAGGTATTTCAAACGGCGGCCAAATTAGGTTTGCCGATCAAAGGCCATGTTGAACAGCTGAGCGATTTAAAGGGCGCCGTGCTGGCCGCCCAGTACCATGCGCTATCGGTCGATCATATCGAATATCTGGCCGAGGCCGATGTGGAAAAACTGCAAGGCACAGTCGCGGTATTATTACCGGCAGCGTTTTATTGCCTGAATGAAAAACAACGACCGCCCATCGCTGCCCTCAGGCAACATAATATTCCCATGGCCGTGGCCACCGATTTAAACCCAGGCACCGCACCCCTGGCGTCGTTATTAACGGCGATGAATCAGGTCTGCATTTTATTTGGATTAACCCCCGCCGAGGCGTTAAAAGGCGCGACGTTGAATGGTGCCAAAGCGCTGGGGTTAAAGGATGTCGGTGGTATTCAAGCGGGTATGGCGGCCGATTTGGCGTTATGGGATATTCAGCACCCGGCGGAGCTGGCCTACGGCGTTAATTTTTATCGCCCAACTCAGGTATGGCATCAGGGGCGGTTACGCAACAGCAATATGCAGGAGGCAATATGA
- the hutC gene encoding histidine utilization repressor, with amino-acid sequence MAQPRYAQIKSHLLQQIEYGELQPGCKVASENQLAEQFGVSRMTARRALDELSEAGFLLRSQGLGTFVADSRPMSSMLQIRNIADEIRERGHQCQIEVVTLEQVEANEQQAYWLGLQHPARVFHSVLVFFENGRAIQYEDRYVNPQLAPEYVQQDFSCITPNEYLSQVAPLTEADHIVEALLPTPDIAKQLAIAESQPCLNITRRTFSKAGIVSFASLIHPGDRYRLGGHIHVSSHV; translated from the coding sequence ATGGCCCAACCCAGATACGCGCAGATCAAATCGCACTTGCTACAGCAAATAGAGTATGGTGAATTACAGCCTGGCTGTAAGGTCGCTTCCGAAAACCAACTGGCCGAGCAGTTTGGCGTGAGCCGTATGACTGCCAGACGGGCACTGGATGAGCTGTCGGAAGCCGGATTTCTATTGCGCAGCCAAGGCTTGGGCACTTTTGTGGCCGACAGTCGCCCCATGAGTTCGATGCTGCAGATTCGCAACATAGCCGATGAGATTCGTGAGCGCGGCCATCAATGCCAAATTGAAGTGGTGACCTTAGAGCAGGTTGAAGCCAACGAACAGCAGGCCTATTGGCTTGGCTTGCAACACCCTGCCAGGGTATTTCATTCAGTATTGGTGTTTTTTGAAAATGGCCGCGCCATTCAATACGAAGATCGCTACGTTAATCCGCAACTCGCACCTGAGTATGTACAGCAAGACTTCAGCTGCATTACCCCCAACGAATATTTATCCCAAGTAGCACCACTTACCGAAGCCGATCATATCGTTGAGGCACTGTTACCAACACCAGACATAGCCAAGCAGCTGGCCATTGCCGAGAGCCAGCCCTGCTTAAACATTACCCGTCGTACATTTTCCAAGGCCGGCATTGTGAGCTTTGCCAGCTTAATCCATCCAGGTGATCGCTATCGTCTGGGTGGCCATATTCATGTCAGCAGCCACGTATAA
- the hutU gene encoding urocanate hydratase: protein MTNAPRHDASRVIKAPTGSQLTAKSWLTEAPLRMLMNNLDPEVAEHPQNLVVYGGIGRAARDWQCYDKIVEVLTRLEDNQTLLVQSGKPVGVFETHENAPRVLIANSNLVPHWANWEHFNELDKKGLMMYGQMTAGSWIYIGSQGIVQGTYETFVSVAKKHFSGDASGKWILTGGLGGMGGAQPLAATMAGFSMLAVEVDESRIDFRLKTRYLDKKASSLDDALAMLEQAKADGQAISVGLLGNAADIFPELVKRGITPDVVTDQTSAHDPLNGYLPQGWTLEQAAATRKEDEALVVKAAKKSMAVQVQAMLDLQQAGAATLDYGNNIRQMALEEGVKNAFDFPGFVPAYIRPLFCQGIGPFRWAALSGDPEDIYKTDAKVKELIPDDPHLHNWLDMARERIQFQGLPARICWVGLKDRARLALAFNDMVKSGELKAPVVIGRDHLDSGSVASPNRETEGMQDGSDAVSDWPLLNALLNTAGGATWVSLHHGGGVGMGFSQHSGVVIVCDGSDDAAKRIGRVLWNDPATGVMRHADAGYDIAIDCAQQQGLDLPMLNPNTTGQQPE from the coding sequence ATGACCAACGCCCCACGCCACGATGCCAGCCGCGTGATTAAAGCGCCTACAGGAAGCCAGTTAACAGCCAAGTCCTGGCTGACCGAAGCCCCCTTGCGCATGTTAATGAACAACCTCGACCCAGAAGTCGCCGAGCACCCACAAAATCTAGTGGTGTATGGCGGCATTGGCCGAGCGGCACGTGATTGGCAGTGTTACGACAAAATAGTTGAAGTGCTGACCCGACTGGAAGACAACCAAACTTTATTGGTGCAAAGCGGCAAGCCCGTAGGCGTATTTGAAACCCACGAAAATGCTCCGCGGGTACTCATTGCCAACTCCAACCTGGTGCCTCACTGGGCTAATTGGGAGCACTTTAACGAGCTGGATAAAAAAGGCCTGATGATGTACGGCCAAATGACCGCCGGCTCTTGGATTTACATCGGCTCCCAAGGCATTGTGCAAGGCACCTACGAAACCTTTGTCAGCGTGGCGAAAAAGCACTTTAGCGGCGATGCCAGCGGCAAGTGGATTTTAACCGGTGGCCTAGGCGGTATGGGTGGTGCTCAGCCATTGGCTGCGACCATGGCGGGCTTTTCCATGCTGGCAGTGGAAGTCGATGAAAGCCGTATCGATTTTCGTTTAAAAACTCGCTACCTAGATAAAAAAGCCAGCAGCCTGGATGACGCACTCGCCATGCTGGAGCAGGCCAAAGCCGACGGCCAGGCTATTTCCGTGGGCTTATTAGGCAATGCTGCCGATATTTTCCCTGAGCTGGTAAAGCGTGGCATCACGCCAGATGTGGTCACCGACCAAACCAGTGCCCACGATCCACTCAATGGTTATTTACCCCAAGGTTGGACGCTAGAACAAGCCGCCGCAACACGTAAAGAAGACGAAGCCTTGGTGGTCAAAGCGGCGAAAAAGTCTATGGCGGTGCAAGTACAGGCAATGCTGGATTTACAACAAGCCGGCGCTGCCACCTTGGATTACGGCAATAATATTCGCCAAATGGCCTTAGAAGAAGGCGTAAAAAATGCCTTTGATTTCCCCGGGTTTGTACCTGCCTATATTCGCCCCTTATTCTGCCAGGGCATTGGCCCCTTCCGCTGGGCTGCCTTGAGCGGTGACCCAGAAGATATTTATAAAACCGATGCCAAAGTCAAAGAACTGATTCCAGACGATCCACATTTGCACAACTGGCTGGATATGGCCCGTGAACGCATTCAGTTCCAGGGGCTGCCGGCTCGTATTTGCTGGGTCGGTTTAAAAGATCGCGCGCGCTTGGCACTGGCCTTCAACGACATGGTGAAAAGCGGTGAATTAAAAGCGCCTGTCGTGATTGGCCGGGATCACCTAGATAGCGGCTCGGTGGCATCGCCTAATCGTGAAACTGAAGGCATGCAAGATGGCTCGGATGCCGTTTCCGATTGGCCGTTATTAAATGCCTTACTCAATACCGCCGGTGGCGCCACTTGGGTTAGCTTGCACCACGGTGGTGGCGTTGGCATGGGCTTTAGCCAGCACTCTGGGGTGGTCATTGTATGTGACGGCAGCGACGATGCTGCTAAACGCATTGGCCGAGTATTGTGGAATGATCCGGCTACCGGTGTGATGCGCCATGCCGATGCTGGTTACGACATCGCCATTGACTGCGCGCAACAGCAAGGGCTGGACCTGCCAATGCTAAATCCAAATACAACAGGCCAGCAGCCGGAGTAA
- the hutH gene encoding histidine ammonia-lyase, with the protein MYELTITPGTLTLDQLREVNRRPVKLSLDAACHAGIEKAANAVADVIAEQRTVYGINTGFGLLANTKIKPEELETLQRSIVLSHAAGMGEFMQESTVRLLMVLKINSLARGFSGIRLRVIEALMQLVNREVYPAIPQKGSVGASGDLAPLAHMSAVLLGEGEAIYQGERINARQALEIAGMEPIQLAPKEGLALLNGTQASTAFALQGLFHCENALKAATVVGALAVDAAMGSRVPFDARIHTIRGHQTQSDMASAYRHLLQESEIGASHSGCDKVQDPYSLRCQPQVMGACLQQIRFASEVLVTEANGVSDNPLVFTDQGDILSGGNFHAEPVAMAADMLAIALAEIGSLSERRMALLIDSNLSGLPPFLVDNGGVNSGFMIAQVTSAALASENKTLAHPASIDSLPTSANQEDHVSMATFAGRRLKDIFENVVGILAVEWLAASQGIDFRSPLKTSKPLEQAKSILRSKVPFYDKDRYFAPDIEKAAELIRQEKLAQVLESEVLGF; encoded by the coding sequence ATGTATGAATTAACCATCACCCCAGGCACGTTAACCCTGGATCAGCTGCGTGAAGTTAACCGCCGCCCCGTTAAGTTAAGCCTGGATGCCGCTTGCCATGCCGGCATTGAAAAAGCCGCCAATGCCGTTGCCGACGTTATCGCCGAGCAGCGCACTGTGTATGGTATTAATACCGGCTTTGGTTTGCTTGCTAATACCAAGATTAAACCCGAAGAATTAGAAACTCTGCAGCGCAGTATTGTTTTATCCCATGCCGCCGGCATGGGTGAATTTATGCAAGAAAGCACCGTGCGCTTATTAATGGTGCTGAAAATTAATTCGCTGGCACGCGGGTTTTCTGGCATTCGCCTGCGTGTGATTGAGGCATTAATGCAGCTGGTGAATCGTGAAGTGTACCCAGCCATTCCACAAAAAGGATCAGTCGGTGCCAGCGGCGACCTGGCACCACTGGCCCATATGAGTGCAGTGTTATTGGGTGAAGGCGAAGCCATTTACCAAGGTGAGCGCATTAATGCTCGCCAAGCGCTGGAAATTGCCGGCATGGAACCCATCCAGCTGGCTCCGAAAGAAGGCCTGGCGTTATTAAACGGCACCCAAGCCAGTACCGCCTTTGCTTTGCAGGGGCTATTTCACTGTGAAAACGCCTTAAAAGCCGCCACTGTGGTGGGGGCATTAGCAGTCGATGCCGCCATGGGCTCACGTGTGCCCTTTGATGCACGTATTCATACCATTCGTGGCCATCAAACCCAAAGCGATATGGCCAGTGCCTATCGACACCTACTGCAAGAATCGGAAATTGGCGCTAGCCACAGCGGCTGCGATAAAGTGCAAGACCCTTATTCACTGCGTTGCCAGCCGCAGGTGATGGGAGCGTGTTTGCAGCAAATTCGGTTTGCATCAGAAGTGCTGGTTACCGAAGCCAATGGCGTTTCGGATAACCCACTGGTATTTACCGACCAAGGCGATATTTTATCCGGCGGCAACTTCCATGCTGAGCCCGTTGCCATGGCAGCTGATATGTTGGCCATTGCCCTAGCCGAGATCGGCTCGTTGTCGGAGCGACGTATGGCACTGTTGATTGATTCCAATCTCAGTGGCTTACCGCCCTTTTTGGTCGACAACGGTGGTGTGAACTCGGGCTTTATGATTGCTCAGGTTACCAGCGCAGCCTTGGCAAGCGAAAATAAAACCCTAGCACACCCGGCCTCTATTGACTCGCTACCGACATCGGCCAACCAGGAAGACCATGTGTCTATGGCAACCTTTGCTGGTCGGCGGTTAAAAGATATCTTCGAAAATGTGGTAGGGATTTTAGCCGTAGAATGGCTGGCCGCTTCCCAGGGCATCGACTTTCGCTCACCGCTAAAAACCAGCAAACCGCTGGAGCAAGCCAAGAGCATTTTGCGCAGTAAGGTGCCGTTTTACGATAAGGATCGCTACTTTGCTCCCGATATCGAAAAAGCCGCCGAGCTCATCCGCCAGGAAAAACTGGCGCAGGTGCTGGAGAGTGAGGTGTTGGGATTTTAA
- a CDS encoding alpha/beta hydrolase: MNYILMALMTVYFSSAIALEKFSPSLEGDHYVFIPPGDNSNLLIVAHGTIGKNETANQVAHRFLVRWKPYATKYNAILIVPVFDTHRFGNQKGGYGGYRNLLGKYIAADEFVNQLADKYSKYTLNNSNQFYLYGHSAGGQFVSRYSARHPDRIVNGVISAAGRYSYPTKASKWPYGAAYRKKKVSWPDGVFQQIRYEPDLANYAKATRVLSVVIGSKDTSQQPKRPSHTGKNRIDFAQTWAIAMNRNALDHGIRAKINVHIMDGVGHDSAALTPTAATVLFGKSEP, encoded by the coding sequence ATGAACTACATCCTTATGGCTCTGATGACAGTATATTTTTCATCAGCCATTGCATTGGAAAAATTTAGCCCATCTCTGGAAGGTGATCACTATGTTTTTATTCCACCTGGGGATAACTCCAACCTGCTGATCGTTGCTCATGGAACCATTGGTAAGAATGAAACAGCAAACCAAGTCGCTCATCGATTTTTGGTTCGCTGGAAACCTTATGCAACTAAATATAACGCTATTCTTATCGTTCCAGTTTTCGACACCCACCGCTTTGGTAATCAGAAAGGGGGCTACGGTGGGTACCGAAACCTACTCGGTAAATACATAGCCGCAGATGAATTCGTCAATCAACTAGCCGATAAATACTCTAAATACACCTTAAACAACAGTAACCAGTTCTATCTTTATGGGCACTCCGCAGGAGGGCAATTTGTCTCCAGGTACTCTGCTCGCCACCCTGATCGGATTGTGAACGGCGTCATCAGTGCAGCAGGCCGCTATTCATACCCGACTAAAGCATCAAAGTGGCCCTACGGCGCCGCCTATCGTAAGAAAAAAGTGTCTTGGCCCGATGGTGTTTTCCAGCAAATTAGATATGAACCAGATCTCGCCAACTATGCCAAAGCCACACGAGTTCTAAGTGTTGTCATTGGTTCAAAGGATACCAGTCAGCAGCCCAAAAGACCGTCGCACACTGGCAAAAATCGTATCGACTTTGCTCAAACATGGGCCATAGCCATGAACAGGAATGCACTGGATCACGGAATACGTGCCAAGATCAACGTTCATATAATGGATGGTGTCGGGCATGACTCGGCTGCATTGACGCCGACAGCAGCCACTGTTCTGTTTGGTAAATCAGAACCATGA
- a CDS encoding nucleotidyltransferase domain-containing protein, with translation MNNQLELASTLVNTLQLSQEFESVALYGSVASNHIDELSDIDILVANSKRSPRENVELASQILQQQFDVLLYGWSLALLPDKHLISHFLADTPIFWWIDIACLQDDHYAPVLRHEVDQDDNEHIAKLWIMNAKHYLRSTDSRLKIKLLYAKVFGDSPYPGDVMAFNEVLDSIDFDRLDSRFSDRYLQVMQRLQGL, from the coding sequence ATGAATAATCAGCTTGAACTGGCATCAACTCTCGTTAACACCCTGCAATTATCGCAAGAATTCGAATCGGTCGCACTGTACGGCAGCGTAGCAAGCAATCATATTGATGAACTATCCGATATCGATATCCTGGTGGCTAACAGCAAACGCAGCCCAAGAGAGAATGTCGAACTGGCCTCTCAGATTCTGCAACAACAGTTCGACGTTCTATTATACGGCTGGTCCTTGGCCTTATTGCCGGATAAACACTTAATCAGTCATTTTTTGGCAGATACACCAATCTTTTGGTGGATAGACATAGCGTGTTTGCAGGACGATCACTATGCCCCGGTATTGCGCCACGAAGTGGATCAAGACGACAATGAGCATATAGCCAAGCTATGGATCATGAATGCCAAACACTATCTGCGTAGCACCGACAGCCGGCTTAAAATCAAGCTACTTTATGCCAAGGTGTTTGGAGATTCCCCCTACCCTGGCGATGTCATGGCCTTTAATGAGGTTCTGGACAGTATAGATTTTGATAGGCTGGATAGTCGATTCTCAGATCGGTATTTGCAAGTAATGCAAAGACTTCAAGGCTTATAG
- a CDS encoding GNAT family N-acetyltransferase — MLELSLIKLLQNHDPNIAQEIYQLFQQSYSIESELIEAEYFPPLHRSSKNIASSNTQFYGLADSQGFIGAIEVMSEEENLDICSLVVSPRAFRRGVATQLLDYVLTNLHWRNATVSTACANKPAVNLYLQQGFSIVSQSLIPEGIEVVHFKKLAV, encoded by the coding sequence ATGCTTGAGCTATCCTTGATAAAATTACTTCAGAACCATGATCCCAATATTGCACAAGAAATTTATCAGCTATTCCAGCAATCCTATAGCATCGAATCTGAACTAATCGAAGCGGAATATTTCCCTCCCTTGCACCGCTCCAGCAAGAACATTGCCAGTTCCAATACCCAGTTTTATGGGCTAGCAGATTCACAAGGTTTTATCGGTGCCATTGAAGTCATGTCGGAAGAAGAGAATCTGGATATTTGTAGCCTAGTGGTGTCACCTAGGGCATTTCGCCGAGGAGTTGCCACTCAGTTATTGGATTATGTATTGACCAACCTGCATTGGCGAAACGCGACCGTGTCGACCGCCTGTGCCAATAAGCCTGCCGTTAACCTGTATCTACAGCAGGGGTTTTCTATCGTTAGCCAGAGCCTTATACCTGAGGGCATTGAAGTTGTTCATTTCAAGAAGCTGGCTGTTTAG